DNA sequence from the Paenibacillus azoreducens genome:
TTATGGAACGGGATGCGCTCACGCCTACGGAGCGCGGCACGGTGTACCATACGCTTATGCAGCACATCCCGCTGGGACAAGGCGTGGTCGATGCCGCAGTCGTAGAAGAAACAGTCAGCCGGCTGGTGGAACGCGAGCTGCTGCGGGGCGACCAGGCAGCGATCATCCGCCCGGAAGAAGTCAGCATGTTTTTTGCCTCGGAGGTGGGAGCAAGGCTGCTGGCGGCGGAGTGGTCGGCCCGTGAAATGCCGTTCAGCTACGGTTTGACGGCAGAGGAGGCGCATAAGGGACTGTTTGCGCAGGACCTTGTTATGCAAGGCAATGCCGATTTGTTTGAGATTTCCGCATTAAGCGGGGAAACGGTGCTGATTCAAGGCGTTGTCGATTGCCTATTCCGCCAGGAAGGCAAACTTGTGCTCGTGGATTATAAAACGGACCGAGTTCTGGAGCACAGGGGCGGCATCAACGCTCTTGCCGAACAGTACAGATTTCAGCTTAATTTGTATGCCAAGGCGCTTAAAGATATTTTGCATGAAGAAGTCAGCGAGAAATGGCTGTACTTCTTTGATGGGGGACATGCGGTGCGCTTGTGATACGTTTTTTGAGCGGATTTTGACCATGGATGAGTTTAAGCATAGAAAATCTCTGGGAGCAACAGCGATCGAAAGAACATTTCGCCCGGCTGCCTTCATCCGCTCAAGCATTTGTTCGACTTATATAGGCGAGAGCCGCCGGACATCCGGAGACCTCACATGGAAAGGGGAGAAAGCGGGCATGCGGATATTGCACACCGGTGATTGGCATTTCGGAAAAACGCTTGAAGGCCGCAGCAGGCTGAGAGAGCAGGAAGATTTCGTGGACGAACTCGTCCGGATCGCAAACGAGCAGCAGGCGGATATGATTTTGATGGCGGGAGACGTGTATGACTCCGTCAATCCGCCCGCTGCGGCGGAGCAGCTTTTTTATGAAGCTTGTGCAAGACTGACGGAGAATGGGAGGCCGCTGGTAGTCATTTCGGGCAACCATGATCAGCCCGAGCGGGTCGCTTCGGTATCACCGCTGGTTGCCCGCCAAGGAATTACGCTCATCGGGCTTCCGGTGGCTGAACCGGTATCGGTTGGCATCTCCCGGACCGGGGAGACAGCCAAGATCGCGGCACTTCCGTATCCTTCCGAATCAAGGCTGAATGAACTGCTGTCCGCGGAAGGGGTGGAAGATGAGCTGCGCAGGGCATACAGCGCCCGCGTAGGCATGCTGATGGACAAGCTGGCACAAGGATTTTCCCCGAAAACCGTCAATCTGGCGATGAGTCATATATACGTTCTGGGCGGCCTGGAATCCGATTCCGAGCGTCCGATCCAGGTTGGAGGGGCTTATACGGTTGACCCGTCAGCGTTATCCATCGGGGCCCAATATACGGCGCTTGGGCATCTTCACCGCCCACAGGCGGTTAAAGGGGACGGCATCATCCGGTACAGCGGCTCCCCGCTTGCCTACAGCTTTTCAGAGGCAGGCCAGGCGAAGTCCGTCATGATGCTGGATGTTGCTCCGGGAGAGATACCGGCAATGGAAGAGATTTATCTCGCTTGCGGCAGGCCGCTGGTACGCTGGAAGGCAAAAGGAGGGCTTGAGGAGGTATACCGCTGGCTCGACGAAGGCAGGGATGCACTGGCCTACATAGATCTGGAAGTATTTCTTACCGAATCGATGTCTCTCGGCGATATTCAACGTTTGCGCAAAAGCAGAGACGGTTTTGTTCATATTCGGCCGATTTATCCGGAGATGGAGCTGGAGCAGGAGCATTACGAGCGGTCCGGGCTTCCGGTTTCCGAGCTGTTTCGCAGGTTTTACCAGCGCCAGAGCGGCGGTGCCGAACCAGGGGATGAATTGGTGCAGCTGTTTCTTGAGCTTGTGGAAGAAGACGAGCAGCCGAAGGAGGAGAATGCCGTATGAAGCCGATCACGCTTAAGCTTTCCGGCCTGCAAAGCTACAGGGAATTGCAGCAGATTGATTTCGAAGATTTATGCGATATGGGCTTGTTCGGTATTTTCGGGCCGACCGGCAGCGGCAAATCCACTTTGCTTGATGCCATGACGCTCGCCTTGTACGGCAAGGTTGAACGGGCCGTAAACGGCACACAGGGGATTATGAACCATTCGGAGGATGCCCTGTTTGTTTCTTTCCGCTTCGAATTGTCTTCCGCCGAAGGCAAACACCGTTATCGCGTTGAGCGGCGATTCAAGCGTACGGGCGAGTTGTCCATCAGCAATACGGTCAGCCGATTTATCGAGATCACCGCCGAAGGCGAAAATATCATCGCCGACAGACTTGCTGAGGTAACGCGCTGCGTCGAGGAAAAAATCGGCCTGAAAATGGACGACTTTACGCGGGCGGTTGTTCTGCCCCAAGGGAAATTTGCCGAATTTCTTTCCTTAAAGGGCAGCGAGCGAAGACAAATGCTGCAGCGGCTGTTTCATTTGGAGCGGTATGGAGATCAGCTTGGCATGAAGCTCAGCCGCCGGATCAAGGAAAACGACGGGGCCCTGAAAGCCGTGGAAGCGGAACAGCAAGGTTTGGGGGAAGCAGGGGAGGAAGCGCTCAAGGCTGCGGAAAAGCAGCTTAGCGAAGCGGTCGTCCACGCAGAATCTATGCGGACGAAGCTCCAGCGTTTGACCCGGGAGGTTGAAGAAAAGGGCAAGATTCGCGAGCGGCAGCTGGAGAAAAACCGGAAGCAGGCTGAACTTGATCGGCTGCAGGCGGCGGAGGAAGAAATGCGGCGGCTTGAGCTGAAGCTTGAAAAGTCCGCGGCATCGGCGGCTATAATGCCTGCACTCGCTTTATGGCGGGAGAGTTTGCAGGAACTGAAGCGGAAAGAAGCGGACAGGGCAATGCTGAAGATGGCTGCGGAGCGGGCAGAGCAGGCAGCAGCCGAAGCCGGTGCCGCAGATGATACGGCACAGGAAGCCTTGGCCGCGGGCGAACCCAAACTTCTGCAGCGTCGGGAGCAGCTTGAGCAGGCGGTTGTCCTGCAGCGGGAACGCGATGCCGTCAAAGCGCTTTATGAGCAGCTTGAACATCAGCAAAAGGAAACAGCCGGTGGAGTGGAAGGGCTGCGGCAGTCGCTTGCCAAAGAACAGGAGCTTTTGAACAGGGGTACGCAGAAGCAGGCAGAACTGCAGGAGCAGTTGCACGGCTTGGAAATCACGTCCAAAGAACGCAGCCTTGTCCAGAAGGCAATGCAGCTGCGGCAGATGCTGAGTTCCGCTGCAGAACGCGAGCTCAAAGCAAACAAGGAACTTGAGCAGCAGCAAGCGAAGCTGGCGGCAGTCCTGGAGAAGCTGGAGCTGACAGAAAAAGAACGGCTGCAAATGCAGGAACGGGAGCAGGCATTTGCCATCCGGGCCGGCGGCTGTTACGCGGAGGCTGGGAAGCTGGCGCTGCTGACGGAAAGCGAGCTTCTGGCCATCGATGCCGATGAGCGGCGGCTGCGGGAGGAACTCCGGCAGGAGCAGCTGCACAGCTTGTCGCTGGCGCTAGCGGCGGAGCTTGGGCCAGGGCAGCCATGCCCGGTCTGCGGCTCTCTTGACCATCCTGCGCCAGCCCGTCCAGATGCGGCTGAAGCTAAGCTGCATGAAGATGTGCTCGTGCAGCTGCAAGGCCTTAAAGCCCGGCTGCAGGAGGGCAAATACGCCCAGCGGCAGCTTGTTCAGGAATGCTCCGGTCTGCTGGATGGGACAGGTGCATCCGAATTGCCGGAGGGAATGGCACAAGCGGCCGCGGCCGCGGAATGGCAAGGGAAGCCGGCTCGGACGGAGAGTTCCCCGATCGTTACGTGGGAGGAGCGTCTGCATATGCTGGAAGCTTCCCGAAGCAGCCTTTCGGGTGAACTTAAGGCTTTGAAGACAGAACGTTCCGAACTGAATGACCAAGGTGAAGTTTTGCGGCAGCAAGCGCTCAAGCAGACCGCAGAAGCCGACACATGCAAAGCTGTACTGCAACAGTTAAAGGCAAACCTCGAACAGTTGAGCGAAGAAATATCGAAATTGAAGGTGCAGTGGGCCGAAGAGCTTGGGGACATTCCTTACGAAGAAGCGGAGAATCGCTGGTCCAAGATGCAGAATCAGGACCGGGAAGCGGAAGAGGTGAAGGATCGCCTGCGCCGGAGCATCCCATTCCTGGAAGAGAAAAAAAATGCCGTCCAGTCTTTGGAACAAAACCTGCTGGAAGCGGAAAAGCGGATGATCCAGTTGGAAGCCGAACTCCGCGGCAAACGGGAGCTATTGCAAGAGAAACAGGAGCGTCTGCGTACCTGGATAGGCGACCAGCAAGCCGAAGGGCTGTTGGAAGCATGCGTGCGGGAGCTGGGAGCGCTGCGAGAGACGGCAGCCGAAGCGAAACGCTCCAGACAGGCCGCTGAGCTGGCCAAGCATGAAAGCGCCAAAGCATATGCCATGTCCCGTCAAGCCGAGGAGTCGGCCGCCGCGCATCATGAAGCTGCAGCCAAACGTTGGGAGCAGCAGCTGGCGGATTCCGCATTTGCCAATATGGCCGAAGTGGAAGAGGCTCATATTCCGCCACAGGAAGCAGAGCAGCTTGGACTGAAGGTCCGGCAGCACCGGGACCGGGAACGGGATCTTGTGGCAGCTATCCGTCATATAGACGAGCAGTTGATCGGCAGTTCGCTAACCGAAGAAGAGTGGGTGAATGCGAGCCGCGAGCTTGAGATGGCCCGCCAGCTGGGCGAAGAAGCGCTTCAGCGCAAGGGCCGGGCGGAACGGGACCTAGAGGATATCCAGAAACGCCATGTCCGTTGGAAGGAGCTCGAGCAGCTGCGGCTTGAGCGGCAGCGGGAAGCGGAGAAGCTTGCCAAGCTGCAGTCCTGTCTGCGCGGCAATGCTTTTGTCGAATATATCGCGGAGGAACAGCTGATGCAGGTCAGCCAATCGGCGTCCCAGCGCCTAAGATTCCTCACCAAGCAGCGTTATTCGCTTGAGGTGGACTCCGGGGGCGGCTTTCTGATCCGCGATGATGCGAACGGCGGGGTGCGCAGACCGGTTTCGACGCTGTCCGGAGGGGAGACCTTCCTTACGTCCCTGTCTTTGGCCTTGGCGCTGTCCGCACAGATTCAGCTCCGCGGACAATATCCTCTCCAGTTCTTTTTCCTGGACGAGGGTTTCGGAACGCTTGATCCAGAGCTGCTGGAGACGGTCATCACATCCCTGGAGCGGCTTCATAACGACCATCTTTCGGTTGGCGTCATCAGCCACGTGCCTGAACTCAGGGCGCGGTTGCCGCGCAAGCTTATTGTCATACCGGCCGAACAGGCGGGCGGGGGCTCGAAAATTATGACGGAACAAATGTAGTGATGTTTTTCACAGTTACAGCTGCAAGCAGCTGTTATAATACAGTCAAGCCGACATCTTGTTTATGAAGCACCCCGGCGGACGTATGGCAGGGATCGTTATTCCTTAACATACGTCCGTGCGAAGCAAAGCTGGCATCCAGCTTTAGCGGGTGCTTCTTTTTTTTTGACTGCATACCGCTATGGCGGCCATACAACATTATGGATACAATGCCGCATGTCCATCCGCCAATTGCAAGGCCTATAATAGGAATGCAGCTGCATCAACGTTTTTCTCTGAATCGAGTAGCCTTTTGCCCAGTTTTGAATATGATGATCCTGTAAATTGCTAACTGGGGAGGATCAATACAGTGGAAAAGATTGGGGCCAAAGAAGTATGTAAAAAACATATTTATCGCTATGTGAGAGTTACGATGGTGGATGGAAGTTCTCATGATGGATTTATTGAACATGTCGATGAGGAGAATGTATATCTTGCAGTGCCGGTCGGCCATGAAAACATACCGCACCATCATCATGGCCATGTGAGTCCATATCATTACGGCGGCTGGGATCCTTGTTTCCGATTCCCGGCACCTGATTCGCGGGCGTTTTTTCCTTATTACGGATTCGGTTACCCGTTTTTTGGTTACCCGTACGGACGCCGCTTTAACCGGCTGGTTTTGCCGCTGGCTGGCCTGACCGCGCTTTCGCTGCTTCCGTTTTTTTAATCGGATCTGGCTGGATTCGCCGTTTCGTCCAATATCGAGGTAAAGGGCTTTCCTGCCGGGAAGCTCTTTTTTTTAAGATTATAGAATTTATAAATTTTCTTGCTACGCTGAACAATTCTATAATCGCAAGAAAAACATCCGCTAAATGCGGTCTGTCTTCCTAGAAAGTACGTCGATAGACGTTTTTCTTATAGAATTTATAATTTTTTTTGGGCCCCGCAAAATATTTGGAATAAGCATCGAAGCACAGGCTCCACTTCGGGGGTTATTTTTTGCCCGAACATTGGACGTGCCGCCCCGAAATCCGGTATGATGAAATCATCCAAAAAAAATATTACATATCGGAGGCGACAAATCATGGACTGTCTCTTTTGCAAAATTATCGAAGGAAGCATTCCTTCGCAAAAGGTTTTTGAAAATGAAAGAATTTTGGTGTTCAAGGATATTCAGCCGGCGGCACCGGTGCATGTGCTAATTATTCCCAAGAAGCATATCGCTTCCATGAACGATGTGGAGGAGCAGGATCTTCCGCTTATTGCCGAGATGCATCAGGTTGCTCAGCAGGTTGCGAAGGAACTGGGCGTCGCGGATACCGGTTACCGCCTGATCAACAACTGCGGACCGGACAGCGGCCAAGCTGTGCACCATATTCACTACCATCTGCTTGGCGGGGCCAAACTGGGGGCTCTGACAGGGATTTCGGACTCGCATTCGTAAATCGGTTTGCGGGATTTCAAGATGCTTTCTGAAAAAATAGGCATCAAGGTTGACACCCTATTTCTCTTTCACCTATAATTAAGTTTGATGAACCGTGTTATTGCTCTTGGACGGTCTGGTCGGAGGGAGGGAAAACTGGTGTCTGAAACTAAAGTTCGCAAAAACGAGTCTATTGATGCTGCACTTCGCCGCTTTAAGCGCTCCATCGCTAAGGATGGTGTATTGGCTGAGGTGAAGAAACGCAAGCATTATGAGAAGCCAAGCGTAAAGCGCAAGAAAAAGTCCGAGGCTGCTCGTAAGAGAAAGTTTTAGGAGGAACTGAACGATCATGAATCTTAGCGAACGATTGAACGAAGATATGATACAAGCGATGAAGAGCAAAGACAAGTTCAAGCTCTCCACTATTCGAATGGTTCGTTCAACGATCAAGAATCTTGAAATAGATTTGAAAAGAACTTTGGATGACAACGAAGTGCTTGATATCCTCAGTCGTGAAATTAAACAGCGCAAAGATGCCCTCCAAGAATTTAAAAAAGCAGGTCGTGACGATCTTGCGACAACTGTCGAAGCGGAAATTGAAATTATCGGTCAGTACCTTCCCGAACAGCTTTCCGAAGAAGAAATAAAAGTTATTGTACAGCAGACCATCCAGGAAACCGGTGCTTCTTCGAAAGCCGACATGGGGAAAGTGATGAGCGCGCTGATGCCGAAAGTCAAAGGCCGCTCAGACGGAAAAATCGTGAACCAGGTGGTTCAACAATTTCTGCAATAAATCGAAACGTGAAACACCCCTTTTTAGGGGTGTTTTTTCATGGTGTTGAAACGTAGAACCTTTTACTGCGTAATAACTACTATTGGCGGAACAATATATTATAATGAAGTTGAAAGGAGGGGAAGGATGATGAATACATACAGCAGAATAAGAAATTCAATGATGTGGTTACTGGTTCTCTTTGTGCTGATTGCAGGGACAGCGGCGTTTGTCCCGGGTCTGGCGGAAGCGGAAGCTGAGAAAGCAGCACCTGTTTATATCATTCCGGTGGAACAGAAAATCGAGACCGGGCTTGAAAAATTCCTGAAGCGCGGATTCAAGGAGGCCGAAAAATCAAATGCCGGCCTGATCGTATTGGAGATCGATACGCCGGGCGGGCTTGTAAATACGGCGCAGAATATCGGCAAAATGATCCGCGAGAGCAAAATCAGGACGGTTGCTTACATACATGGCAACGCCGCCTCCGCCGGCAGCTACATTGCCCTAAATGCGGATAAAATAGCGATGACTCCGGGGAGCATGATCGGCGCGGCCGCGATCGTGGACAGTACGGGGAAACGGGTGGATGACCCTAAACTTGTGGCCGCCTGGAAATCCGAGATGTCCGCCGCAGCGGAATCAAGCGGGAGAAACGGCAAAATAGCCGCAGGCATGGCGGACATCAACATGGTGGTGGATATGCCGGAAATCGGCGAGACCAAAGAGAAAGGCGAAATCATTGCCTTATCCAGCGAGCAGGCGCTCAAAGTCGGATTTGCAGACAAGATCGTCTCATCGCCTGAAGAGGCCGTATCTTGGATGGGATATCAGGCCGATAATGTCGTTCGGATGGATCATACGGGAGCAGAGAGGATCGCTGCATTCTTGACCCATCCCGTCGTCATGACGGTGCTCCTGTTTCTTGGTATCGCTGGTATCGTCATCGAACTGATTGTGCCTGGATTTGGCGTTCCGGGGATCATTGGGGTAGCGGCGTTTGTTCTGTATTTCTTTGGAAATTATGTGGCCGGATTTGCCGGCAATGAAACTTGGCTGCTCTTTATTGTGGGGCTTGTCCTTATGATTTTGGAAATGTTCGTCCCGAGCTTCGGTATTTTGGGCGTCTTGGGAGCGATCAGTTTGATAGCCGGGGTTGTGCGGGCGGCATATGACACCAGCCATGCGCTGTTGTCGCTCGGGATTGCCTTCGCCGCGGCCGCTGTCGTCATCGTCATTGTGGCGATCGTATTCAAGGAGAGGGGCATCTGGAATCGTTTTATCCTCAGCGAGTCGCTTACCAAGGAGCAAGGGTATGTTCCAACGGAATCCAAGGAGAGTTTGCTTGGCCGGGAAGGCGTCAGCGTGACGCCGCTAAGACCTGCAGGCACCGTGATCATTAACGATGAACGGATCGATGTGGTAACAGACGGGGAGTTCATTCCGAAAGATATGCCGGTCGTAGTGATCCATGTCGAAGGTGCGCGTGTGGTAGTCAAACCGAAATAAAGCCTGTTTTTTAACCGGATATCATGTAACATAAAGATAAGGCGTCAATAAAAAAAATCAAAAAACTCAAATTGGAGGATTTATTTATGGACGGTACTTCTTTGATCCCGATTTTGCTTATTGCTGTCGTGGTTATTATTGTGCTGAGCGTGTTTTTTAGCTTCTTTCCGCTTACGCTCTGGATCTCTGCCTTGGCGGCTGGCGTCCGCATCAGCATCATAACCTTGGTGGCGATGAGACTCCGCCGGGTTACGCCAAGCCGGATTGTCAATCCGCTCATCAAGGCAACCAAAGCCGGGCTGGGATTGAACATCAACCAGTTGGAAAGCCACTATTTGGCCGGCGGTAACGTGGACCGGGTCGTCAATGCGTTGATTGCGGCCCAGCGCGCGAACATTCCGTTGGAATTCACCCGGGCGGCAGCTATTGACCTGGCAGGCCGCGATGTGCTGCAGGCCGTACAAATGAGCGTTAACCCACGCGTTATCGAAACGCCTGTCGTCGCTGCTGTAGCGAAGAACGGTATTGAAGTTAAAGTTAAAGCAAGAGTGACCGTGCGTGCCAATATCGACCGTCTCGTCGGCGGTGCTGGCGAAGAAACGATCATTGCCCGTGTAGGCGAAGGGATCGTTACTACCGTTGGTTCCAGCGACGCCCACAAGGACGTTCTCGAGAATCCGGACAGCATCTCCCGTACCGTGTTGTCTAAAGGTCTGGATGCGGGTACCGCATTTGAAATTTTGTCCATTGATATCGCCGACGTTGATGTAGGCAAAAATATCGGCGCATACCTGCAAACCGAGCAAGCGGAAGCGGATAAACGCATCGCGCAGGCGAAAGCGGAAGAACGGCGCGCCATGGCGGTTGCGCAGGAACAGGAAATGAAGGCGCGGGTCGTGGAAATGAGAGCGCGCGTGGTCGAATCCGAATCCGAGGTACCGCTCGCGATGGCGGAAGCGCTCCGTTCAGGAAAAATCGGCGTCATGGATTACATGAATTTGAAAAATATCGAAGCGGATACCCAAATGAGAGGTTCGCTTGGCAAGATGGGTGAGGGAGATCAAAACGGCCCCCAAAATAACAAATAGGGGATGATGCCTCCATGTGGATCTTTGAACATTTCTATTGGATCCTGATTATCGGATTTGCAATCCTTTCCGCCCTCAGCAAAAGCGGTAAAAGAAAGACGAATCAGAACCCGCAGGGAATGCCTACATTCGGCGGCGGGGCAGGCATGGAGCAGAGAACCGCTCCCGCGAACCGGCAAGCTTCGAGCAGACGGCGTGAAGAGGAGGCGGATGCGCGCGCGAGCTCAAGCGAACCAAGATATTCAACCGGTTCGGACGACTGGAGTGAGGAAACTTCGTCAAGTGCGCAGCGGTCCTACGAATTGCAAACTGCCGGCCCCGACTATGAAACAGGCGAGGGTGTGTCCGGAATGTGGCAGGAAGAGAGACCGGATCCGTTGGCCGATTACAGCAGGGACATGGAAAAGCATTTGGAGCAGGTCAATGCTTCGTTGAACCGGATCGAAAAAACAGCAGTTTCGGCCCCTGCAAAACAAACAAGAGGAGAACGGCCTGCTTCGAGACTGGCGAGCGAGGCGAGAAAAGGCATAATATGGGCCGAAATTCTTGGACCTCCACGCTCCAAACGGCCGTATGGCGGACGGAAATAAACAATATGTATGCAATATTCTAAAAGTGCATGTTCAAAAAGGTCGGTTTTCAGCACCGAGAAGGTTGAATGAAGCTAGGGACGCAAGGAGCGGAACGTACGCCTTAGTACGTGAGCACCAGAAGGCCCGGCTGAATTCAAGATTCGATGTCGAACCAGCTTCCTGATTCACTTCGTGTTAGATATAGAATTTATAAATTATCAGCTGCGCTGATGAAATTCTATATCGCAAGAAAAACATCTGCTAAAAGCGGTCTGGCTTCATAGAAAGTACGTCGATAGATGTTTTTCTTATCAAAAGTGGACTTTTTGAAGAACCTCTAAAACAGCCTTTTCTGCAGGATGGTGGATTGATTGTGTTCCACTGCTTGCGGGAAAGGCTTTTTTTTGGGTCCTCCAAAGTATTTGGAATAAGCATCGAAGCATAGGCTCCGCTCAGTACTTTTGCTCCGCAAAAGCGCCCCTCTTTGAAGGGCGTCGGACTTCTTTCCGATACGCTTTGCGGGGTTATTTTGGCATGTTCGAGCATATTGGCGTCCAATTCTTACAGCGGATTTGATAATCTCTCATAAAAAGGGCGGACCGGGCATAAGTTGTAAAGTACAGGAAGGGGGAAGACCTTCGTATGACCCGGATCAGCCGCAGACTGCGGAAATGGACAAATGAAGTATTGGATTTGCCGCAGGACGTTCTGCTCGATCTGCCTCGGATTACACTTGTGGGAAACAAGGAGCTTTCCGTTGAGAATCATCACGGTGTGCGGCATTTTTCAGAGAATAAAATGGTTTTGTCCCTGAGCGAGGGCTCGCTGGAAGTAGAAGGCTCCGGACTGATGATCCGGACGATTCTGCCGCAGGAGGTCCTGATTGAAGGGATCATCGTCAATATAAAATATATAGGAACGGGGGAGAGTTCATGAAAATACCTACGCTTTCCGGCATACGCGGCTGCGTTCAGATTTCGGTCAGGGGAGAGAGCATCAATCATTTGGTTAATGCTTTGGCGGAGTCGGGCATTCCCGTATGGGATATCCGGCCAACCAGCGAACATACCGCAGACATGAAGCTGCTCTTAAAGGATTTTCATGCGCTGCGCCCCTTATTAAAGCGGACAGGCTGCCGGCTGCATGTCACCCGCCGGATCGGGGTGCCCTTTTTAATGGTCCGGCTTTATAAGCGCAAATTTTTCGCGATCGGCATCATGTTGTTTTTTGTGCTGCTTTTCTTGCTCTCTTCCCTGGTCTGGAACGTTAATGTTACTGGAAATGAGAAACTGGCAACCGAAGATATTTTGAAGGCGGCCAAAGAAGAGGGCATCCGGCCTTATCAATGGATTTTTCGTTTGAAGGATGCGGACAAGCTGTCGCGTGCGCTAAGCCTAAAGCTGCCTGAAGCCTCCTGGATCGGTGTGGAGAGGAAGGGCACGACGATCACGATCCAGGTCGTGGAGGCGGAAAGGCCGGATAAGGATCCGCTGGTTAGTCCGCGCCACTTGGTCAGCAGTTCGGATGCGGTTGTAACGAGCATTTATGCGGAGCAGGGCCGGCCGCTGGTTCAAAAGAACACGCGCGTCAAAAAGGGACAGGTGCTTATATCGGGAGTAATGGGCGACGGTGAAGCCAACTCGCAGCACGTCGTGGCCAAAGGGGAAGTCAAGGGCCTCGTTTGGCATGAATATCAATTGCAGGTGCCGCTTGTTCAAAAGCGGAAAGTATATACGGGAGACAGAAAAGATAAAAGCTATCTCGTGCTTGGAAATCGGGCGATTCAGCTGTGGGGATACGGCAAAGAGCCGTTTGAAACGTCGGAGACGCTGACTGAGCTCGATCCGCTAACCTGGCGC
Encoded proteins:
- a CDS encoding exonuclease SbcCD subunit D, which codes for MRILHTGDWHFGKTLEGRSRLREQEDFVDELVRIANEQQADMILMAGDVYDSVNPPAAAEQLFYEACARLTENGRPLVVISGNHDQPERVASVSPLVARQGITLIGLPVAEPVSVGISRTGETAKIAALPYPSESRLNELLSAEGVEDELRRAYSARVGMLMDKLAQGFSPKTVNLAMSHIYVLGGLESDSERPIQVGGAYTVDPSALSIGAQYTALGHLHRPQAVKGDGIIRYSGSPLAYSFSEAGQAKSVMMLDVAPGEIPAMEEIYLACGRPLVRWKAKGGLEEVYRWLDEGRDALAYIDLEVFLTESMSLGDIQRLRKSRDGFVHIRPIYPEMELEQEHYERSGLPVSELFRRFYQRQSGGAEPGDELVQLFLELVEEDEQPKEENAV
- a CDS encoding AAA family ATPase, whose amino-acid sequence is MKPITLKLSGLQSYRELQQIDFEDLCDMGLFGIFGPTGSGKSTLLDAMTLALYGKVERAVNGTQGIMNHSEDALFVSFRFELSSAEGKHRYRVERRFKRTGELSISNTVSRFIEITAEGENIIADRLAEVTRCVEEKIGLKMDDFTRAVVLPQGKFAEFLSLKGSERRQMLQRLFHLERYGDQLGMKLSRRIKENDGALKAVEAEQQGLGEAGEEALKAAEKQLSEAVVHAESMRTKLQRLTREVEEKGKIRERQLEKNRKQAELDRLQAAEEEMRRLELKLEKSAASAAIMPALALWRESLQELKRKEADRAMLKMAAERAEQAAAEAGAADDTAQEALAAGEPKLLQRREQLEQAVVLQRERDAVKALYEQLEHQQKETAGGVEGLRQSLAKEQELLNRGTQKQAELQEQLHGLEITSKERSLVQKAMQLRQMLSSAAERELKANKELEQQQAKLAAVLEKLELTEKERLQMQEREQAFAIRAGGCYAEAGKLALLTESELLAIDADERRLREELRQEQLHSLSLALAAELGPGQPCPVCGSLDHPAPARPDAAEAKLHEDVLVQLQGLKARLQEGKYAQRQLVQECSGLLDGTGASELPEGMAQAAAAAEWQGKPARTESSPIVTWEERLHMLEASRSSLSGELKALKTERSELNDQGEVLRQQALKQTAEADTCKAVLQQLKANLEQLSEEISKLKVQWAEELGDIPYEEAENRWSKMQNQDREAEEVKDRLRRSIPFLEEKKNAVQSLEQNLLEAEKRMIQLEAELRGKRELLQEKQERLRTWIGDQQAEGLLEACVRELGALRETAAEAKRSRQAAELAKHESAKAYAMSRQAEESAAAHHEAAAKRWEQQLADSAFANMAEVEEAHIPPQEAEQLGLKVRQHRDRERDLVAAIRHIDEQLIGSSLTEEEWVNASRELEMARQLGEEALQRKGRAERDLEDIQKRHVRWKELEQLRLERQREAEKLAKLQSCLRGNAFVEYIAEEQLMQVSQSASQRLRFLTKQRYSLEVDSGGGFLIRDDANGGVRRPVSTLSGGETFLTSLSLALALSAQIQLRGQYPLQFFFLDEGFGTLDPELLETVITSLERLHNDHLSVGVISHVPELRARLPRKLIVIPAEQAGGGSKIMTEQM
- a CDS encoding histidine triad nucleotide-binding protein, whose protein sequence is MDCLFCKIIEGSIPSQKVFENERILVFKDIQPAAPVHVLIIPKKHIASMNDVEEQDLPLIAEMHQVAQQVAKELGVADTGYRLINNCGPDSGQAVHHIHYHLLGGAKLGALTGISDSHS
- the rpsU gene encoding 30S ribosomal protein S21; translation: MSETKVRKNESIDAALRRFKRSIAKDGVLAEVKKRKHYEKPSVKRKKKSEAARKRKF
- a CDS encoding GatB/YqeY domain-containing protein — encoded protein: MNLSERLNEDMIQAMKSKDKFKLSTIRMVRSTIKNLEIDLKRTLDDNEVLDILSREIKQRKDALQEFKKAGRDDLATTVEAEIEIIGQYLPEQLSEEEIKVIVQQTIQETGASSKADMGKVMSALMPKVKGRSDGKIVNQVVQQFLQ
- a CDS encoding NfeD family protein, whose translation is MNTYSRIRNSMMWLLVLFVLIAGTAAFVPGLAEAEAEKAAPVYIIPVEQKIETGLEKFLKRGFKEAEKSNAGLIVLEIDTPGGLVNTAQNIGKMIRESKIRTVAYIHGNAASAGSYIALNADKIAMTPGSMIGAAAIVDSTGKRVDDPKLVAAWKSEMSAAAESSGRNGKIAAGMADINMVVDMPEIGETKEKGEIIALSSEQALKVGFADKIVSSPEEAVSWMGYQADNVVRMDHTGAERIAAFLTHPVVMTVLLFLGIAGIVIELIVPGFGVPGIIGVAAFVLYFFGNYVAGFAGNETWLLFIVGLVLMILEMFVPSFGILGVLGAISLIAGVVRAAYDTSHALLSLGIAFAAAAVVIVIVAIVFKERGIWNRFILSESLTKEQGYVPTESKESLLGREGVSVTPLRPAGTVIINDERIDVVTDGEFIPKDMPVVVIHVEGARVVVKPK
- the floA gene encoding flotillin-like protein FloA (flotillin-like protein involved in membrane lipid rafts), with the translated sequence MDGTSLIPILLIAVVVIIVLSVFFSFFPLTLWISALAAGVRISIITLVAMRLRRVTPSRIVNPLIKATKAGLGLNINQLESHYLAGGNVDRVVNALIAAQRANIPLEFTRAAAIDLAGRDVLQAVQMSVNPRVIETPVVAAVAKNGIEVKVKARVTVRANIDRLVGGAGEETIIARVGEGIVTTVGSSDAHKDVLENPDSISRTVLSKGLDAGTAFEILSIDIADVDVGKNIGAYLQTEQAEADKRIAQAKAEERRAMAVAQEQEMKARVVEMRARVVESESEVPLAMAEALRSGKIGVMDYMNLKNIEADTQMRGSLGKMGEGDQNGPQNNK
- the yqfC gene encoding sporulation protein YqfC codes for the protein MTRISRRLRKWTNEVLDLPQDVLLDLPRITLVGNKELSVENHHGVRHFSENKMVLSLSEGSLEVEGSGLMIRTILPQEVLIEGIIVNIKYIGTGESS